The Plectropomus leopardus isolate mb chromosome 22, YSFRI_Pleo_2.0, whole genome shotgun sequence genome includes a window with the following:
- the th2 gene encoding tyrosine hydroxylase 2: MKTESGVQTAPFSGRKQSLIEDARRERGSGSVGSPGPPGPSRYGDSFVFEEKDGRVTLNVLFTLSNEKNAGFFKTGKIFETFEAKLLHIESRPGRKSKNSTTDLEFFMKCEVHSSDLDIFINSLKRVVDDVRSIPEEKVPWFPRQIKDLDKCNMLITKFDPDMDQDHPGYSDPEYRKRRAFISELAFRYKQGDPLPTVEYTAEEVSTWTEVYRQLRSIYPSLACRQFLDGLLQLERECGYGEDRIPQLREVSAFLKRKTGFQLRPVAGLLSARDFLNSLAFRVFQCTQHIRHSSAPMHSPEPDCCHELLGHIPMLTDKEIAQFSQEIGLASLGASDEDIEKLSTLYWFTVEFGLCKQNGTVKAYGAGLLSSYGELVYALSNEPEYRTFNPEETAVQPYQDQTYQPVYFVSESFDDAKTKLRRYSATIKRPFTVRYDPFTCSVEVLDQPGKIQNALSQMREDLRTLHSALEKFSSS; the protein is encoded by the exons ATGAAGACGGAGAGCGGGGTGCAGACGGCGCCCTTCAGCGGCAGGAAGCAGAGTCTGATCGAGGACGCTCGCAGGGAGCGCGGCAGCGGCTCGGTGGGCTCCCCGGGGCCCCCGGGGCCCTCCAGGTACGGAGACAGCTTCGTGTTCGAGGAGAAGGACGGCAGAGTCACTCTAAACGTCCTCTTCACGCTCAGCAACGAGAAAAACGCGGGATTCTTCAAAACGGGAAAAATATTCGAG ACGTTTGAGGCTAAACTTCTCCACATCGAAAGTCGCCCGGGGAGGAAATCAAAGAACAGCACGACGGACCTGGAGTTCTTCATGAAGTGTGAAGTTCACAGCTCGGACCTGGACATTTTCATCAACTCGCTGAAGAGAGTGGTCGATGACGTTCGTTCCATACCAGAAGAAAAAG TTCCCTGGTTTCCCCGACAGATAAAAGACCTCGACAAATGCAACATGTTAATAACCAAATTTGATCCGGACATGGACCAGGATCATCCG GGATACAGCGACCCAGAGTACAGAAAAAGACGAGCTTTCATCTCTGAGCTCGCCTTCAGATACAAACA AGGGGACCCGCTGCCCACCGTGGAGTACACAGCGGAGGAAGTATCCACATG GACGGAGGTTTACCGGCAGCTGCGGAGTATTTATCCCAGTCTGGCCTGCAGGCAGTTCCTGGAcgggctgctgcagctggagagaGAGTGCGGCTACGGAGAGGACCGCATCCCGCAGCTCAGAGAGGTCTCTGCATTCCTGA AGAGAAAAACTGGTTTCCAGTTGCGCCCAGTCGCCGGCCTGCTGTCAGCCAGAGACTTCCTCAACAGTTTGGCCTTCAGGGTGTTTCAGTGCACTCAGCACATCCGTCACTCCTCTGCACCCATGCACTCCCCCGAGCC AGACTGCTGCCATGAACTGCTCGGCCACATCCCCATGCTGACAGATAAAGAAATTGCCCAGTTTTCACAG gAGATTGGACTGGCCTCACTCGGAGCTTCAGATGAAGACATTGAAAAACTGTCAACG TTATACTGGTTTACGGTGGAGTTCGGCCTCTGCAAGCAGAACGGGACGGTGAAAGCTTACGGCGCCGGACTGCTGTCATCCTACGGAGAGCTTGTT TACGCTCTGTCTAATGAGCCGGAGTACAGGACGTTTAACCCCGAGGAGACTGCAGTGCAGCCGTACCAGGACCAAACCTACCAGCCTGTTTACTTTGTGTCCGAGAGCTTCGATGACGCAAAAACAAAGTTGAG GAGATACTCTGCAACCATCAAGCGTCCCTTCACAGTTCGCTACGACCCCTTTACCTGCAGCGTGGAGGTCCTGGATCAGCCGGGCAAGATCCAAAACGCCCTGAGCCAGATGAGAGAAGACCTGAGGACCCTTCACAGCGCCTTGGAGAAGTTCAGCTCGTCTTAA